Proteins encoded together in one Mycobacterium sp. MS1601 window:
- a CDS encoding LacI family DNA-binding transcriptional regulator, protein MRPRLEDVAKLANVHPATVSRALNERTRDLVSAETLDRVIRAADELNYLPNTMARSLASARSSTIGVVVGDLAVPLFAHMVRGIDDVTNAAAYTALIVNTDNDPERELRHLRSLEERRVDGLIVTTSTLNDPDSCRRFSQVAPVVNLLRTSGDPSVGQVISNDALGMKLIMDHLFELGHRRIGLVAGPQHISTARARLRGYRDALLDREIQLDQSLVATIDHIDTEWGRRATAQFLDSTDATAIVGFNDLTTFGVLQQLRAQGVDCPREISVVGFSDVPAAELVSPALTTVAVDHYRMGVEAARMMLSLLDTPDTYVPDR, encoded by the coding sequence ATGCGACCTCGGCTTGAAGATGTGGCAAAACTGGCCAACGTGCATCCCGCTACCGTGTCGCGCGCGCTGAATGAGCGCACCCGCGATCTTGTCAGCGCAGAAACTCTGGATCGGGTGATTCGTGCCGCCGACGAGCTTAACTACCTGCCCAACACGATGGCGCGCAGCTTGGCGAGTGCTCGCAGTTCCACCATCGGTGTCGTGGTCGGTGACTTGGCCGTACCGTTGTTCGCGCACATGGTCCGCGGCATCGATGACGTGACCAATGCGGCGGCCTACACCGCGTTGATCGTCAACACCGACAACGATCCTGAGCGCGAACTCCGCCATCTGCGCAGTCTGGAGGAACGGCGGGTCGACGGGCTGATCGTCACCACATCGACACTGAACGATCCAGACAGCTGTCGACGGTTCAGCCAGGTAGCGCCTGTGGTCAATTTGCTTCGCACCTCGGGCGATCCGTCCGTTGGCCAGGTCATCAGCAACGACGCTCTGGGCATGAAACTGATCATGGACCATTTGTTCGAGCTGGGACACCGCAGAATCGGCCTGGTCGCCGGACCGCAGCACATCAGCACGGCCAGGGCCAGGTTGCGCGGATACCGAGATGCGCTGTTGGACCGAGAGATTCAGCTGGATCAGTCTCTGGTTGCGACCATTGATCACATTGACACCGAATGGGGTCGACGCGCCACCGCCCAGTTTCTCGACAGCACCGACGCTACCGCGATCGTGGGCTTCAACGACTTGACGACTTTCGGTGTTCTTCAACAGCTGCGCGCTCAGGGGGTCGACTGCCCTCGCGAGATCAGCGTCGTCGGCTTCAGCGACGTGCCTGCCGCCGAACTCGTGTCGCCGGCGCTTACCACTGTGGCTGTGGATCACTACAGAATGGGGGTCGAGGCGGCGCGAATGATGCTCAGCCTGCTGGACACACCGGACACCTACGTCCCCGATCGATAG
- a CDS encoding TetR/AcrR family transcriptional regulator, with amino-acid sequence MAEAKRGSGRRRTSPSKGDLRELAILDASERQLGEIGVQHMTVETIATAAGITRGALYFYFSSKNDVLAALVQRTADGVAGAVGRAQAQAPDDPRQALQKAVLQTAQMWQEHGPVMRVAVELGPVVPEIEASWQAAVSAASSATHQLLVEAGVPDDTSPLGAFAVSAALVSMTERYFYAASKQGASLTDAAQTLTHVWHAVLPA; translated from the coding sequence GTGGCTGAAGCGAAGAGGGGTTCGGGTCGGCGCCGAACATCACCCTCCAAGGGCGATCTGAGGGAACTCGCGATTCTCGACGCCTCAGAACGCCAGCTCGGCGAGATCGGCGTGCAGCACATGACGGTGGAGACGATTGCGACGGCGGCCGGAATCACGCGCGGAGCGCTGTACTTCTATTTCAGCTCGAAGAACGACGTACTGGCTGCGTTGGTCCAGAGGACCGCCGACGGCGTGGCAGGCGCGGTCGGCCGCGCTCAGGCCCAGGCACCCGACGACCCCCGACAGGCTCTGCAGAAAGCCGTGCTCCAAACCGCGCAGATGTGGCAGGAGCATGGCCCGGTCATGCGAGTGGCCGTGGAACTGGGGCCCGTCGTACCGGAGATCGAGGCTTCCTGGCAGGCGGCAGTGTCAGCCGCGAGCAGTGCAACACATCAGCTGTTGGTCGAAGCGGGCGTGCCGGATGACACGAGCCCGCTAGGCGCATTCGCGGTCAGCGCGGCCCTGGTGTCAATGACCGAGCGCTACTTCTACGCGGCCTCCAAGCAGGGAGCCTCGCTCACCGACGCGGCCCAGACGTTGACGCACGTCTGGCACGCCGTTCTTCCGGCATGA
- a CDS encoding oxidoreductase — MPHDRTRSFLITGASSGLGRAFAEAALAAGHTVVGTVRKSADAAAFNSIAPGRSHARELDVTDDRAVLAVVDDVEKTLGPIDVLIANAGYGHEGVFEESPMSELRAQFDTNVFGAVATIKAVLPHMRRRRAGHIFAVTSMGGLMTVPGLAYYCGSKYALEGILETVGKEVSAFGIHVTAIEPGSFRTDWAGRSMVRTERSIADYDDLMNPLRDNRIAASGNQLGNPAKAGQAILSVIDSPSPPAHLVLGSDALRLVTSGRAAVDREIADWSELSRSTDFPEGAQIAN; from the coding sequence ATGCCACACGACCGCACACGTTCCTTCCTCATTACCGGCGCCAGCTCAGGGCTGGGTCGCGCGTTCGCCGAGGCCGCTCTCGCGGCGGGCCACACAGTGGTGGGCACCGTCCGAAAGTCGGCCGATGCAGCGGCTTTCAACTCGATCGCGCCTGGCCGTTCTCACGCCCGCGAACTTGATGTCACCGATGACCGCGCTGTCCTCGCGGTCGTTGACGACGTCGAAAAGACGCTTGGGCCAATTGATGTCCTCATTGCCAACGCGGGTTACGGGCACGAAGGAGTTTTCGAGGAGTCACCGATGTCTGAACTGCGCGCGCAGTTCGACACCAATGTGTTCGGGGCAGTTGCGACGATCAAAGCTGTGCTCCCGCACATGCGTCGGCGACGTGCCGGGCACATCTTCGCCGTCACCTCGATGGGCGGGTTGATGACCGTCCCCGGATTGGCGTACTACTGCGGCAGCAAGTACGCCCTCGAAGGCATCCTCGAAACGGTCGGCAAAGAGGTCAGTGCGTTCGGAATTCATGTCACCGCAATCGAACCCGGGTCCTTCCGCACCGACTGGGCGGGGCGCTCCATGGTCCGTACCGAGCGGAGCATCGCAGACTACGACGATCTGATGAATCCGCTGCGCGACAACCGCATAGCGGCCAGCGGCAATCAGTTGGGCAATCCCGCCAAAGCTGGACAAGCCATCCTCTCGGTCATCGACTCACCCAGCCCGCCTGCGCATCTTGTCCTCGGTTCCGACGCGCTTCGACTGGTCACCAGCGGACGCGCCGCCGTTGACCGGGAGATTGCGGACTGGTCTGAGCTGTCGCGCTCCACCGACTTTCCCGAGGGCGCGCAGATCGCGAACTGA
- a CDS encoding ketopantoate reductase family protein — protein sequence MRILMFGRGVIATIYGQAFQEAGHDVEFYVRPGRAVEYGDEVCTELIDGRRARLGRRARHVFGTRLRESVEPGDGFDLVVLSVGHHRLREAAAYLAPRIGEAAVLVFGNVWDEPLAAVAPLPADRVTFGFPQAGGGFGDDGVLRGALFRSVVLGTSGVSPGPRELIVRAAFRQAGFGIKDEQDMRGLLLLHFASDAGMFSQALSSGGLANMIGDRRALREAFLTSRELLPVLDKRGVDLRLHSIATLPYRLPGLTATTLAWATEHFPIAQASLAAHTDPNAAEPRAVLQDALSTSRQLNIATPRLESAVRGTSTS from the coding sequence ATGCGAATCCTCATGTTCGGCCGCGGTGTCATTGCGACGATCTATGGCCAGGCTTTTCAGGAAGCGGGTCATGATGTTGAGTTCTACGTCCGCCCGGGCCGCGCCGTCGAGTACGGCGATGAAGTGTGCACGGAACTCATAGACGGGCGCCGTGCCCGGTTGGGTCGACGGGCTCGCCACGTGTTCGGGACACGGCTGCGCGAGTCCGTTGAGCCCGGCGACGGGTTTGATCTCGTCGTGCTCAGCGTTGGCCACCACCGCCTGCGGGAAGCTGCCGCATATCTGGCTCCCCGCATCGGGGAGGCCGCCGTCCTGGTGTTCGGCAATGTATGGGATGAACCGCTGGCCGCGGTCGCCCCGCTTCCCGCAGATCGGGTGACATTCGGATTTCCGCAAGCCGGTGGGGGCTTCGGAGACGATGGGGTTCTCCGTGGCGCGTTGTTCCGATCGGTGGTCCTCGGAACGTCCGGGGTGTCACCTGGCCCGCGGGAGCTGATCGTGCGAGCGGCCTTTCGGCAGGCTGGTTTCGGGATCAAGGATGAGCAGGACATGCGTGGATTGCTGTTGCTGCACTTCGCCTCGGACGCCGGAATGTTCTCTCAGGCGTTGAGCAGTGGGGGACTGGCGAACATGATCGGGGACCGCCGCGCGCTGCGTGAGGCGTTCCTGACGAGTCGAGAGCTGCTGCCGGTTCTCGACAAACGCGGCGTCGACCTGCGCCTGCACTCCATCGCGACGTTGCCCTACCGGTTGCCTGGGTTGACCGCCACCACGTTGGCGTGGGCCACCGAGCACTTCCCGATCGCGCAGGCGAGCCTCGCGGCGCACACCGATCCGAACGCGGCAGAGCCCCGTGCGGTCCTCCAGGATGCACTCAGCACATCCCGCCAGCTCAACATCGCCACTCCGCGCCTCGAAAGCGCCGTCCGCGGAACGTCCACCAGCTGA
- a CDS encoding acyl-CoA dehydrogenase family protein translates to MTINFTMSDDQRKLQYEVRTFAEEVLAPTVAAADAEPDPLKGFQLTKPAYVEAYHAGIAMCMLPKAYGGGGVSCVDLVIAAEEICVVDPGFACTVLCNGLGLMPVAWYGSDEQKERFLRAATSDPTGEYLGGWTASEPPGNPSGTANFDIPLPRPAGVGLTAVRDGDDYIVNGRKYWPSSAGWDERGVNAGTLIVRTDSERGGTEGLSALVLERDTPGVTFRHLDKIGHRLASNAEIVFENARIPAANLLPGAQGNGDLVINRNFAWSGPVAAIAAVGMARAAYEMALDWAKNNTAGGIAPIIGFQNVGYVLGDVAAKIEMARTFSWRAADYLDKHDQHAELVGAMNKIQVTEMMFDCVFKCMQIVGVNSLETKNGFGKILREAAVLPIYDGGNMGMQRRRVHGIIADPDFNPRAIMEDEYVKFGKQHESIGTMAG, encoded by the coding sequence ATGACCATCAACTTCACCATGTCCGACGACCAGCGAAAGCTGCAGTACGAGGTACGGACCTTCGCCGAGGAGGTGCTGGCGCCCACCGTCGCGGCCGCCGACGCCGAACCCGATCCGCTGAAGGGTTTCCAACTGACCAAGCCGGCTTATGTCGAGGCCTATCACGCCGGCATCGCGATGTGCATGCTGCCGAAGGCCTATGGGGGCGGCGGGGTTTCGTGTGTCGACCTGGTCATCGCGGCAGAGGAGATCTGCGTCGTCGATCCCGGGTTCGCGTGTACCGTGCTGTGTAACGGTTTAGGACTGATGCCGGTGGCCTGGTATGGCAGCGACGAACAGAAAGAGCGTTTCCTCCGGGCCGCGACGTCCGACCCGACCGGCGAATACCTCGGCGGCTGGACCGCCAGTGAGCCGCCAGGAAATCCCTCCGGGACCGCGAACTTCGACATCCCCCTTCCACGGCCCGCGGGCGTGGGATTGACGGCTGTGCGCGACGGTGACGACTACATCGTCAACGGCCGCAAGTACTGGCCGTCGTCGGCGGGCTGGGACGAGCGGGGTGTCAACGCCGGGACGCTGATCGTTCGGACTGACTCGGAAAGAGGTGGCACCGAAGGACTCTCGGCGCTGGTCCTGGAACGCGATACCCCGGGGGTGACGTTCCGCCACCTCGACAAGATCGGTCACCGGCTCGCGTCCAACGCCGAGATCGTGTTCGAAAACGCGCGCATTCCGGCTGCCAATCTCCTGCCGGGAGCGCAGGGGAACGGCGATCTGGTGATCAACCGAAACTTCGCCTGGTCGGGTCCGGTCGCGGCAATCGCGGCTGTCGGCATGGCACGGGCCGCGTACGAAATGGCACTCGACTGGGCCAAGAACAACACCGCCGGCGGGATCGCCCCGATCATCGGGTTCCAGAACGTCGGCTACGTACTCGGCGACGTGGCCGCCAAGATCGAGATGGCCCGCACGTTCTCCTGGCGGGCCGCCGACTACCTCGACAAGCACGATCAACACGCTGAGTTGGTCGGAGCCATGAACAAGATCCAGGTCACCGAGATGATGTTCGACTGCGTCTTCAAATGCATGCAGATCGTCGGCGTCAACAGCCTGGAAACCAAGAACGGCTTCGGCAAGATCTTGCGCGAGGCTGCGGTTCTGCCGATCTACGACGGCGGCAACATGGGCATGCAGCGTCGTCGAGTGCACGGCATCATCGCCGATCCCGACTTCAACCCGCGCGCGATCATGGAGGACGAGTACGTCAAGTTCGGTAAGCAGCACGAGAGCATCGGCACCATGGCCGGTTGA
- a CDS encoding RrF2 family transcriptional regulator, giving the protein MKHTNHADYALRVLLYLRVAPDRRGSVAEIAAAHRISRNHLDKVVQRLSAAGLVRTTRGRSGGVELARDPSTISIGNVMRTMESDFAVVECLGPARYCRVAGVCGARSVFSDALQAYFEVLDRSSLEDIASNDYGLRGALGLTSG; this is encoded by the coding sequence ATGAAGCACACCAACCACGCCGACTACGCACTACGAGTGCTGCTCTACCTGCGCGTCGCGCCTGACCGACGCGGGTCGGTCGCAGAGATTGCCGCGGCCCACCGAATCTCGCGAAACCATTTGGACAAGGTCGTCCAACGGTTGTCGGCGGCGGGTCTGGTTCGTACGACACGCGGCCGCTCAGGCGGTGTCGAGCTGGCCCGTGACCCCTCCACCATCAGCATCGGCAACGTGATGCGAACCATGGAGTCGGACTTCGCGGTTGTGGAATGCCTCGGTCCCGCGCGTTACTGCCGCGTTGCCGGGGTGTGCGGCGCGCGGAGCGTTTTTTCCGATGCTCTGCAGGCCTACTTCGAGGTGCTCGATCGATCGAGTCTGGAAGACATCGCAAGCAACGACTACGGACTGCGCGGCGCACTGGGGCTCACGAGCGGTTGA
- a CDS encoding acyl-CoA dehydrogenase family protein has translation MPIDFAMTAEQSALKRRAREFAKEVLRPVAERADALTDPQEAFLAMRPVYRQAAEAGFTSMFLPREYGGGGASNVDFLIAIEELCAVDPGFPTTILVNGLALMPILWHGSDEQRDRWITPAASDREGSFLAGWVVSERGGTANFDHPSPSAGIQLLARHQPRQGRYTLNGEKHWPCNSGGWDLQGADLNVCVARTDSTKGSADALSVFVVERGTAGIEYEVIDKLAHRTCQNVTMTFRDVKVPEQNVLAHGEGDLLINRNFTWSAPIASIAAVGVARCAYEFALKWAKTYTGGGSSPIIHHQAVGNLLTEVAARIEAARYFSWKAAHYLDRHPGQGHALSGMNKTFCGDLMQSVVFDCMRIVGVNALDKRFPIAKLYREAVVFPLYDAGNLAMQRRRAWGAMAHRDYSTDTFADDEPFEFTREMQGFGTMPS, from the coding sequence ATGCCCATCGACTTCGCGATGACCGCCGAACAGAGCGCGCTGAAACGCAGGGCACGGGAGTTCGCCAAGGAGGTGCTGCGCCCGGTGGCGGAGCGCGCGGACGCGTTGACCGACCCCCAGGAGGCGTTCCTCGCCATGCGCCCGGTGTATCGCCAGGCGGCCGAGGCGGGTTTCACCAGCATGTTCTTACCGCGCGAATACGGCGGGGGCGGGGCCTCGAACGTCGACTTCCTCATCGCCATCGAGGAACTCTGCGCAGTCGACCCCGGATTTCCGACAACGATCCTCGTCAACGGCCTGGCCCTGATGCCGATCCTGTGGCACGGCAGCGACGAACAGCGCGACCGGTGGATCACCCCAGCGGCATCCGACCGGGAGGGTTCCTTCCTGGCGGGTTGGGTGGTCAGCGAACGTGGTGGCACCGCCAACTTCGACCACCCGAGCCCGTCGGCGGGCATCCAGTTGTTGGCCAGGCATCAGCCCCGTCAGGGGCGATACACGCTCAATGGCGAGAAACACTGGCCCTGCAACTCTGGCGGTTGGGACCTCCAGGGCGCCGACCTCAACGTCTGCGTCGCACGAACGGATTCCACAAAGGGCAGCGCCGATGCCCTGAGCGTCTTTGTCGTCGAGCGAGGTACGGCCGGCATCGAGTATGAAGTCATCGACAAGCTGGCCCACCGCACCTGCCAGAACGTCACCATGACATTCCGTGACGTCAAGGTGCCTGAGCAGAACGTGTTGGCGCACGGCGAGGGCGATCTGTTGATCAACCGCAATTTCACCTGGTCCGCACCGATCGCCAGTATTGCCGCGGTAGGGGTGGCGCGCTGCGCCTACGAATTTGCGCTCAAGTGGGCCAAGACCTACACCGGTGGTGGATCCTCGCCGATCATCCACCACCAAGCGGTCGGCAACCTTCTCACCGAGGTCGCGGCCCGCATCGAGGCGGCCCGGTACTTCTCTTGGAAGGCAGCGCATTACCTGGACCGTCATCCCGGCCAGGGACACGCGCTCAGCGGGATGAACAAGACCTTCTGTGGAGATCTGATGCAGAGCGTGGTGTTCGACTGCATGAGGATCGTCGGGGTGAACGCACTCGACAAGCGGTTCCCCATCGCCAAGCTCTACCGTGAGGCCGTCGTCTTCCCGCTGTACGACGCCGGAAACCTGGCCATGCAACGCCGCCGGGCCTGGGGTGCCATGGCGCACCGCGACTACTCAACCGATACCTTCGCCGACGATGAACCGTTCGAGTTCACCAGGGAGATGCAGGGATTCGGAACCATGCCCAGTTGA
- a CDS encoding helix-turn-helix domain-containing protein, with product MTSSRRRSSTKNERVEETADQPTEADRRLGARIRSLRQAQTITLKDAATAAGVSESFLSQVERGLANPSIASLRRIAQALNQPVATLFVGGGEHEGVVRLHERRTMSHPSGFVDSMVTPETARQLQIHHTVIGPGGSSGHGLYTHAADEECVLVLEGAIDVTVDETTVRLEAGDSLLLDPRHGHGFRNPLERPATVLWVMTPGNGY from the coding sequence GCCCACCGAGGCCGATCGGCGGTTGGGCGCGCGCATCCGGAGCCTGCGGCAAGCCCAAACGATCACCCTCAAGGATGCCGCTACCGCGGCCGGGGTGTCCGAGAGTTTTCTGTCGCAGGTCGAACGCGGGCTGGCCAACCCCTCCATAGCTTCGTTACGTCGCATCGCGCAAGCACTGAATCAGCCGGTTGCCACGCTGTTCGTCGGCGGCGGCGAGCACGAAGGGGTGGTCCGTCTACACGAGCGTCGGACCATGAGTCATCCTTCCGGGTTCGTCGACTCGATGGTCACCCCAGAAACCGCCAGGCAGTTGCAGATTCACCACACGGTGATCGGGCCGGGTGGCAGCTCGGGTCATGGGCTCTACACCCACGCCGCCGACGAAGAATGTGTGCTTGTGCTGGAGGGGGCCATCGACGTGACCGTGGACGAAACCACGGTGCGGCTCGAGGCGGGTGATTCCCTCCTGCTCGATCCACGTCACGGGCACGGGTTTCGTAATCCCCTGGAGCGGCCGGCGACGGTGCTCTGGGTGATGACACCCGGGAACGGTTACTGA